One window from the genome of Hydractinia symbiolongicarpus strain clone_291-10 chromosome 1, HSymV2.1, whole genome shotgun sequence encodes:
- the LOC130624171 gene encoding uncharacterized protein LOC130624171, translating into MYVKKDINYIKREDLSINCNENGCEFETLFIEIYNKNLKNMIIGVVYRHPKSNLAPYLEKMESILATCDKEKKESVIMGDLNINFLSAKNDTFLNILLSRFYQLHNIQPTRFSENDGHSLIDNIFFNRLEYVCTSGNLLSHISDHLPNFLIICKKQDRKSKNKVYKRDYKNFDQKAFLADLTNCNMVDSLEGLLIDKHAPLKSISNKKMKQRRKPWINDFILKLIGKKNTLYSHFIQTGDREILKQYRSIRNDINHKIRKAKYQYYKDHFTSCKNNIRKFWKEVNQIINCKQVKDESPNVIISNGKTYNNPTDITEQLNSYFVNVAPSLIKKLPKQTTKRDFTSYLENQIGTSFYIAPVTKCEVEDLLGSFNGKKASDIYNFPINVIKDIKTIISEPLIIIINKSFSTGIFPDKLKLAKITPLY; encoded by the exons ATGTATGTTAAAAAAGATATTAACTACATTAAAAGAGAGGATCTTTCCATCAATTGTAATGAAAATGGCTGTGAATTTGAAACACTTTTTATcgaaatttataacaaaaatttaaaaaatatgataatAGGTGTTGTTTATAGACATCCAAAAAGCAATCTTGCACCGTATTTGGAGAAGATGGAATCCATACTGGCTACAtgtgataaagaaaaaaaggagtCTGTAATTATGGGGgatttaaatattaattttttgtcagcCAAAAATGATACATTTCTCAATATTCTTTTATCTCGGTTTTATCAACTGCACAATATACAACCTACTAGATTTTCTGAGAATGATGGTCACTCACTaatagataatattttttttaataggcTCGAATATGTTTGCACAAGTGGTAACTTGCTTTCTCACATTTCTGATCAtttacctaattttttaataatctgCAAAAAACAGGACAGGAAAAGCAAAAATAAGGTTTACAAAAGGGACTACAAAAATTTTgatcagaaagcttttctggcaGATCTAACAAATTGTAATATGGTTGACTCCCTAGAAG GTCTTCTTATCGATAAACATGCTCCATTGAAATCAATCtctaacaaaaaaatgaagCAAAGAAGAAAGCCATGGATCAATGATTTTATTCTAAAACTTATTGGGAAAAAAAACACCCTATATAGCCATTTTATCCAAACCGGTGACAGGGAAATTCTTAAGCAATACAGGTCGATTAGAAATGACATTAACCACAAAATACGTAAAGCAAAATACCAATACTACAAAGATCATTTTACTTCATGTAAGAATAACATAAGAAAGTTCTGGAAGGAAGTCAACCAAATTATTAATTGCAAACAGGTAAAAGATGAATCACCAAATGTTATCATCTCCAATGGGAAAACATATAATAATCCAACCGATATCACAGAACAGCTAAATTCGTACTTTGTAAATGTTGCTCCATCTCTCATTAAAAAACTTCCAAAACAAACTACAAAGAGAGATTTTACTTCTTACCTTGAAAATCAAATTGGCACAAGCTTCTATATAGCACCAGTTACCAAATGTGAAGTGGAGGATCTACTAGGGTCATTTAATGGGAAAAAAGCATCTGACATTTACAACTTTCCTATCAATGTCATTAAAGACATTAAAACTATCATTAGTGAACCactaattataataattaataagTCCTTTTCAACAGGAATCTTTCCAGATAAACtaaaacttgcaaaaataacacCCTTGTATTAA